ACGTCTCCGCTCTTTACTGGTTTCCACCCCGTGCAGTAATTTGGATTAGACAGACTTTTGTTTAACTTGGGCGTCCAGGACATCCAGAGCCTGCTGTCTGCCCTTCCCCTCCTTCCCACCCACTCCCCGCCTtgtgtgacctttgacccctgccATACTTGATTATCACTACCTTGTTGCAGGAATGAAATGCGTCACGCCACCATGTTGTGACTCTTACTTTTAAGGAGGTTGTTAGCTCTTTAATGACATTGAGCTTCACATTCACAGGAGAAAAAAGGCTCATTTTAACCTTTAAGGTGCCATTTAAACCTTTCATATCAACATTAAGATGTAATGTGTGTGGAAGCAGTGACTTTAAAGGGTGAAACTAACTAAATGTGACCTTTAACACAACATATTCAAGCACTAAATGTTGCTTCTGCTCCTTTCTCTGCTTCCTCATGAATTATTCAGTAACTTCAGGTTTATTTAAGCAGTCAGTCCCTTAATTTGGTAAATTAATGGAAAAGTTTTGCATAAAAATTACATATTAAAGAAACCCTGAGTTTATATTAAGGCCTGTGTGCATAGATAAAGAGATGattatgacattttaaagtatttttaaggGATATTTGTCTGCTAGTGACTAGGTTTGACattagttttactgttttttggaCTCAAATTCAGCTGTTGTTcagttttattgcttttatacaAGGTCTGTTGTTAaaaacatatacattttttttctttgattgtgTAGTGCAAAACTccaaatatcacatttttattgcatACTTACAtgcagcggtggaagaagtattcagatcctttacttaagtaaaagtaccaatgcaGCAGTATAaaagtactccattacaagtaaaagtcctgcatgaaaaatcctacttaagtattagcaacaaaatgtagttaaagtattaaagaAGAAAGTACTTCTCATCTatttgactgatatattattattattattattattattattattattattattattattattattattattattattatatatggcatcattatattattaatattgatgcattaatgggagaagaaagaagaaaaagcaaagttctgatacacaaatctgtttccagtttttggactttttctctaatctttgatttttggtgaaatattggatcatttgaacatttattgaaatgaatccatgtgagaagtttagagggaaaaatcacttttttggtggagctgttaacaactcatagacatctgacatgtGACCCCGACTCGTGCATTTAAAGTAGAAAGTAGCATacaatagaaatactcaagtaaagtacaaatacctcaaaattgtactcaagtaaagtactcgagtaaatgtacttagttactttctgCCACTAGTTTTGTTCCTCTTATTTTCTACTCACGTTATGAGCGACAAATGATTCCTAAAAATATGAGAACGAGCCGCGACGTCTCAGACTCTTCGCAGATGTCtcagctgcctttttttttattacaagaCAGTTGTAAAAAAACTTCACAATGTGTTTACACGCTGCTATCGCGTGGACGTGTTTtcatacagatgtgtgtgtacatttcaGAGGGCCGTCGCTGTGATGTGATACGTCTCGCCACGCTCCTCTGAAGCCATCCATCACTTTTTAGATGATTGGTATGTCTGTCTGTAGGCTTGGGAATGTGGAGAAGCTCCCAGCTTGACCTACAGGACGAGTTCGGAAGTCAGTCTCAAGGAACTGACGTGACACGAGAGATGTCAAGAGTGTGTAACACATACTCTGGTGTGTTTGATTACCTATAACACCATCAGGTTGCTCTGTTATGTCATTTGATTCCCTCGAGGATATGTTACATTGATCAacataaagtacatttaaagtttaaaggCTGCTCAGATTTCAGctattagtgttttttttttttagtctggcACTGACAGGATGTGACTTAATTTGTAAGAAAAGCTTTATGAACAATTTAGTTATAAAGCTCGTTACACTTAATTACTATTTAGTAATGTCACTGATGCTTTGTCTAATTAGCTCAGTGGAGACATGTTGTAATCTCTCAAGCTAACAAGTGGATAACTCATTAAAGGCgtgtcattttcatatttaaccCGTCAGTTTTAATACCAGCCGCATTCCTTTTGTCTCTAACATGCCTCCATAAATCACAGTGCTATTTCTGACTGAATCACACTGCTAAGATTACACTCTGTGAATCAGGTGGTTCGCCAGCTCGGTTTCAGCTCGCCGTGCCTGCAGCGTCCTCTGCTgttcactgtcctccactgacTGACAGTAGAAGAGTCTGATGTCTGAGTCTCTCATGTACGGCAGTGTAAAATATAGatatttgctcagtttcttgttataacaagataCTTTTCTGACTTTAATGAGATCCTTTTTCTTGTTATGACaagtatttttcatgttattctgagatatttgtgtataataataaccttataatcattttttattataacaaCGCATCACTTTATCTCGTTATATCGCAAAACTTTCTTCACAAAATGAACGTAtctcattaaaacatgtttttcttgttataagTTGTTATAACTTCCATAtgtcattaaaacaagaaaaagttcCAATCAGTGCCTAAAGAGATGACATCTTACATCtgcaagaaaaagtaaaaaattgCTGTTTTATAAGGTTAATATAATGAGATTTATGGGAAGTTTTGTGATATAACAGGATAAAGGCCTGATGattatgacattttaaagcaTCTTTAACGGATATTTATGTGCTAGTGACTGGGTTTGACATTagtttgagtgttttttgggctcaaattcagctgtttttcagttttattgtttttatagaAGGTCTGTAGTTCAAAATATTTGGAATAATTTAcaataagtaaaagtcctgcatgaaaaatcctatttAAGTATTAGCAACAAAATCTAGTTAAAGTAAGAAAGTAacatgaaaaaaagtgaaaaatgctgttttatatGGTTGATATGATGAAATTTGGGGAAGTTTTGTGATATAACAGGATAAAGTGACGTGTTGTTATTACAGGAAAagtttcatgtaaaaataaaataatttggtGTCTAATAACAAGAAAGTGTCTCAGTATAACATGATCTTATTAAAGTGAAAAGTTCTTGTTATAATGAGAAACTAGGCAGCACAACACTGCTGTACTAATGATGCTTCGTAGGTTCAGTGATTATTTACCAGGAGAGCAAAGTAACATCCAAACCTCACTGATTTCCTCTTAAAACAGCTTTATTGTTAGATAAAATATTGTTCCTACTCAACAGGAATCTTTCTGCTCGcttcaaagtcaaatattcagACTCAAGATCCCATTTCTATATGACTTTTGCCATTTCATAAACAAATTCAGTCCTGTTTCCCTGTAATTCtactacaaacatttttttatttttcaaaactgtGAGATCTGGACCAGAATGTGAAATAAACGTGTGTTTGTAGGTCTGGCGGTCCACCagctttggtccagactgaaatatttcaacaagtATTAAAAGGATTAACATGAAAGTTTATGCAGACgttcatgatccccagaggacGAATCCTACTCACTTTGATGATgctctgacttttcttctaaCGCCACCATGACGTtggcatttgtggttttgagatgacatgtctcaacaactgttcaCTCATCAGGTGAAAACTTCAATTAGTCCAAAACTTTACAACTAATGACTCAACTCAGCCTCaactgcactttgtgtttagtgcttgTTAGCAGAtgttatacctgctaaacatcagtaagtagtacagcctcacagagctgtagACTCTGATTTGGTATCAGAGATGTGATTAATATGCCAACTAATTGATTATGAGGCCTTTAAGTCAAcagactgattttattttttcatgcaatgaaaaatatataatactcTTTGCTTAATACTGCATCATAAAGCCTTTTTTCTGCCATAGATGAAACTATTTTTACACCACATTTGAATACAAAACCGCTCAAGGAACTACAGGTGTGCATGTTCCCGTTAGCGGAGACTATAgagaacaaacaataaataggcctttttcactaaaaatactttgacatgtcacagtaggaaaagtgtaaataataaaataaataacggTTGAATGTGATCGAGCTGCTTcggtttcagggtcctggtgttgTGCATTCTGGCTCACAGGGACACTTAAATGAAAcggagccatcgttaatgtcaTTAGAGACACCTGTGTTACTACTTTGACAAATCAAAATGCTGTGACAAAAGCCTTTCTGCAGACTGATTCATGTCTGAAGACCTTCTCTCACTCTTGTGTGTGAAAAGTGCGACACCAGCAGCATCTGCACCGTCAAGAGACCTTCTCTGTTGTATCGAGGACACTGTAAGGCCGTCTCGTTTTCTTGTGAAATAAATCTAACATATCAAGAAACTGATTATATGTGACGTAGGAATATTTAGCACATTTACAGGGCTTAAAAATCTATGTTcttaaatacagtttaagtCAAAACACGTCGGGTTCGGTTCCTTTTTTTGACACACATGAATCGTTCCGTCTCAGTTCCTCTTAAAGAGTTTCtaaactgtctgtttttttcaccCCAGGTCGATGAGATCTTCATCACTGCGCTCCTCTCCTGCTCGTCGGCTCCTCAGCCACTCCTCTCTAGCTTTCTTCACTTCCTGTCCGTAATAATCGTGGAGTTTGCTGAACTCCTCCAGTGGATTAAAACCAACCAGAGGCCATTCGCCGTACAGAGGCGCCGGACCGTTAAGTGGCGTGACAAGAGCGTTTCTCCTGTGCCACAGTTTGGGGGACTTTTTAGCCGCCACCTTAGTGGGAACTGAACGTGCTTGTGAGACGGTGCTGGTGCTGAAGCTTCTCCCCTCCCTGACGGCTGCTGTTGGACCCTGCAAAGGCAGCAAGCAGCCCTGGTTCACCTGGGTCGTGGGCTGTTTGGGGGCGCTGACCGCAGAGCTGGGACAAGATTCACTGGAGCCGTGTAGCTGCTTCGCTTCTGgaaatggaaaacaagaaattaacaaaaacacgctcataataatacattaaagatattatttatatagcacatttcataattaagatttaaaatgtgcatctacagtgattatgattattacagTGGAGGTCAGCGATCACTCCTTTAATTAAACAGTCCTTTAATTTGATAGTAAGTATCTAAAGAAATCTCAGTTTTCCCTTTAGATCCTGAAAGCGCAGCGATCCTTTTCTCTGTCCATCGTTTGAACCTCAGCTCCTGACAgtgctggaaagtaactaaatacatttactcaagtactgtacttaaacaGTACtgtgagtatttccattttatgccacTTGACATTTCTTCTGCTACATTTCACagagaaatattgtaatttttactccactgtgtttgacagctttagttatttttctttttaaaatgttacataaaataacacattataagcttataataatacaacacattgttaaagatgaaaccagtggtttccaacctgtttggcttttgacatcttacaaaaatcAGTGTATAGCTGTTGCTACGAGCTGTTAGTGGCTCCACCAAGAGacattttccctctaaacttctcacacggtttcatttcaataaataaaaaaatcaaagattagagaaaaagtcccaaaaactggaaacagatttgtgtatcagaactttgttttttcttctttcctctcccattaatcatctcatgacccctcagatttatctgctgaccctttggagaggccccgacccctaggttgggaaccactggactaaactagctccacctccagcagctacaacagtaacatgctgctctaacactgatgcttcagtattaataatctaatgatgtcatatataataatatatcagtcagagggaccaaaccactacttttactgcaatactttaacgacatcaagctcataatacttatgtactttagTAGGATTtgtcatgcaggacttttacttgttattgagtatttttacatgtttcttcttccttccaccactgattaAAAGCCaagaaaaatcctcataaactTGAgtctctataaataaatatgagcCCCAGTAAACAGGACAAGTTCACACCTTC
The genomic region above belongs to Thunnus albacares chromosome 17, fThuAlb1.1, whole genome shotgun sequence and contains:
- the pheta2 gene encoding sesquipedalian-1, with translation MKIHEKILTHYLSCTSPVDKEGYLFKKKERNATYQRRWFVLKANLLFYQERPADRHLLGVIVLEGCVVRRSETDGQFSFSLVFEGPGLKTYRFAAGDRQTQESWEKALLSASHCYLSLLVKDLGRQYEEAKQLHGSSESCPSSAVSAPKQPTTQVNQGCLLPLQGPTAAVREGRSFSTSTVSQARSVPTKVAAKKSPKLWHRRNALVTPLNGPAPLYGEWPLVGFNPLEEFSKLHDYYGQEVKKAREEWLRSRRAGEERSDEDLIDLG